Proteins from a genomic interval of Flammeovirgaceae bacterium SG7u.111:
- a CDS encoding DUF1080 domain-containing protein codes for MKKHKTLLRVAASLLLISISSFTLVSYLSPSQKSPVSIFNGKNLDGWKIYGTEKWYVEDGLLVCESGSDEQYGYLGTEKSYKDFELTLEFKQEADGNSGVFFRSSIEGTKISGWQVEVAPPNHDTGGVYESYGRGWLHQIPDEKEGFLKYEEWNELKVRVKGAKVTTWLNGNKMVDFEDEKIGKAEGCIALQIHDGGGIKVRWRNIMVREF; via the coding sequence ATGAAAAAACACAAAACCCTACTTAGAGTGGCGGCTTCGCTACTGCTCATTTCTATTTCTAGTTTTACATTAGTTTCTTATTTATCCCCTTCCCAAAAATCACCTGTTTCTATTTTCAATGGAAAAAACCTAGACGGCTGGAAAATCTACGGCACAGAAAAATGGTACGTGGAAGATGGCCTGTTAGTTTGCGAAAGTGGCTCTGATGAACAGTACGGTTATTTGGGTACGGAGAAAAGCTACAAAGATTTTGAGTTGACCTTGGAGTTTAAGCAAGAGGCGGACGGAAATAGTGGCGTGTTTTTCAGGTCTTCAATAGAAGGGACAAAAATCAGCGGTTGGCAAGTAGAAGTAGCCCCACCCAACCACGATACTGGCGGTGTGTACGAGTCGTATGGCAGAGGTTGGCTGCACCAAATCCCAGACGAAAAAGAAGGTTTCTTGAAATATGAAGAATGGAACGAGTTGAAGGTTCGGGTGAAAGGGGCAAAGGTAACTACTTGGCTGAATGGAAATAAGATGGTGGACTTTGAAGATGAGAAAATAGGAAAAGCTGAAGGTTGCATTGCCCTTCAGATTCACGATGGAGGAGGGATAAAAGTCCGTTGGAGAAATATTATGGTGAGAGAGTTCTAA
- a CDS encoding ATP-binding protein, translating into MEHLANKAFKSINNLLTCKDEQGAIGIFEGALKTIFNIEAFSLVKVNSNKEFSTVCSHATDINFPKLLQKATKEKDTELKLPGSFTYIQAQSQLDFFIFYTTKKGISEANSIGEVIKALLQSYVNSPANRPNEENLKAKANILSTVSHEIRTPINGILGLSNLLLKNDPRKDQIKLLSALRSSGENLRNLVNDVLDFSKIQSGKVVFEHIPFSLYEFLKRTELIYKIQAMEKGIKLNFQISDKVTDQVYGDPTRLSQIFNNLLSNALKFTESGSVTLQVDEPDCADDGKYKLFFQVKDTGIGIPKGQYKKIFEAFSQAGKDTTRRFGGTGLGLAIVQQLVHLMKGEISLKSELGIGTTFNVQLPFEKVQTNDEDLQSASIASASILYVDDVTINHMLLQGYTSSWNIDLETATSGLEAIEKISGKKYDLILMDLKMPGMDGFETTRRIREMELGFTQDLPILALTAEITDEEIFKMQASGFSSHFLKPFRPDALKLMIAKWLKENVSNPTTNKNLCQTNIYKKQVDFSKIEKLCAYKESAVIRLLENSIIDLEEHRNKLLDAINKNNTANYSRAFKQICPLLEMLHQKELIDLLAQLNKLMSKELHSTAKEVITKSILDSFNKLNQEIDLKLEMMSI; encoded by the coding sequence ATGGAACATCTAGCTAACAAAGCATTCAAATCCATCAACAACTTGCTCACCTGCAAAGATGAGCAAGGAGCAATAGGCATTTTTGAAGGCGCCCTCAAAACCATCTTTAACATAGAAGCCTTTTCTCTTGTAAAAGTCAATTCCAACAAAGAATTCAGCACGGTATGCAGCCATGCCACGGATATAAACTTCCCTAAGCTGCTGCAAAAAGCAACTAAAGAAAAAGACACCGAACTCAAACTACCTGGTTCATTTACCTATATACAAGCTCAATCACAACTCGATTTCTTTATTTTTTACACCACAAAAAAAGGTATATCAGAAGCAAATTCGATAGGTGAAGTAATAAAAGCTCTTCTTCAATCGTATGTGAACAGCCCTGCCAATAGACCTAATGAGGAAAACCTAAAGGCAAAAGCCAATATCCTTTCCACCGTGAGCCACGAAATAAGGACGCCGATCAATGGCATATTAGGTTTGAGCAATCTGCTCTTGAAAAACGACCCTCGGAAAGATCAGATAAAACTATTGAGTGCCTTGCGGTCTTCGGGAGAAAACCTTCGCAACTTGGTGAACGATGTACTCGATTTTTCCAAGATACAATCAGGCAAAGTAGTGTTTGAACACATCCCTTTCAGCCTGTATGAGTTCTTGAAGCGAACAGAATTGATCTATAAAATTCAGGCAATGGAAAAAGGAATCAAGCTCAATTTCCAGATAAGTGACAAAGTGACCGATCAGGTTTATGGAGACCCTACCCGGCTTTCCCAAATCTTCAATAATTTGCTCAGCAATGCACTCAAATTCACAGAATCGGGTTCTGTAACCCTCCAAGTAGATGAACCTGACTGTGCCGATGATGGTAAATACAAACTTTTCTTCCAAGTAAAAGATACAGGCATAGGAATCCCAAAAGGACAGTACAAAAAAATATTTGAAGCTTTTAGCCAAGCAGGAAAAGACACCACCCGCAGGTTTGGGGGAACAGGTCTCGGTTTAGCCATCGTCCAGCAACTCGTCCACCTGATGAAAGGAGAAATTTCCCTCAAAAGCGAGCTTGGCATAGGCACTACGTTCAACGTACAACTGCCTTTCGAAAAAGTTCAAACCAACGATGAAGACCTCCAATCTGCCAGTATTGCCAGTGCGAGTATATTATACGTGGACGATGTAACCATCAACCACATGCTACTGCAGGGCTATACAAGCAGTTGGAATATTGACCTAGAAACAGCCACCAGTGGACTTGAAGCCATAGAAAAGATTTCTGGAAAGAAATATGACCTCATATTGATGGACTTGAAAATGCCCGGAATGGATGGTTTTGAAACCACTAGGCGCATTAGAGAGATGGAACTCGGCTTCACACAAGACTTACCTATTTTGGCATTGACAGCAGAAATTACTGATGAGGAAATTTTCAAAATGCAAGCATCTGGGTTTTCCAGCCATTTCCTCAAGCCTTTCCGTCCCGATGCCCTCAAGCTAATGATTGCCAAATGGCTCAAAGAAAACGTATCTAACCCAACTACGAATAAAAACCTGTGCCAGACAAATATTTATAAGAAACAGGTCGACTTTTCAAAAATAGAAAAACTCTGTGCCTACAAGGAAAGTGCAGTAATCAGGCTGTTGGAAAATTCGATCATCGACCTAGAGGAACACCGCAACAAATTACTAGATGCGATAAACAAAAACAACACTGCTAACTACAGCCGTGCGTTCAAACAAATCTGCCCCTTGCTAGAGATGCTCCACCAAAAAGAATTGATCGATTTACTCGCCCAACTCAACAAGTTAATGAGCAAAGAATTGCACAGCACCGCAAAAGAAGTCATAACCAAAAGCATCTTGGATAGCTTCAACAAGCTCAACCAAGAAATTGACCTCAAGCTTGAGATGATGAGCATATAA
- a CDS encoding diacylglycerol kinase family protein, protein MKVLMVNNPISGGNDKSVFLDAAKKMAHYYGIELVVFNTTGKDDIEKLKGALEKEQPDRVASVGGDGTSLMTSEALIGSETPFGIVPFGSANGMAKELGVDKEPIDAFRDILVSQLIIPLDLVKVNDAHHLLHLGDAGANAYMVEKFSQEEGRGWLGYAKHFIEAIKNEEKFNVRIFAEGEWHEHEAYSIILANARMYGTGVIVNSKGNPHDGYFEIIVIQKSDLSGLVNLGISSITKESVDALESYHTSYKVKEAEIQFEHPRLFQLDGEVMGELSSIKAQVLNIPLNYITTANNSFIGDLA, encoded by the coding sequence ATGAAAGTTTTAATGGTAAACAACCCTATTTCTGGGGGGAATGATAAATCTGTTTTTTTGGATGCTGCCAAGAAAATGGCTCATTATTATGGTATAGAGCTGGTTGTTTTTAATACCACCGGGAAAGATGATATTGAAAAGCTAAAAGGCGCATTAGAAAAAGAGCAACCCGACAGAGTAGCTTCGGTAGGAGGGGATGGTACATCTCTTATGACAAGCGAGGCACTTATAGGCTCGGAAACCCCATTTGGGATCGTTCCTTTTGGTTCTGCCAATGGGATGGCCAAAGAGCTAGGCGTTGACAAAGAGCCGATCGATGCCTTTCGGGATATTCTTGTTTCCCAATTAATTATACCCCTTGATTTGGTAAAAGTGAACGATGCCCATCATTTGCTGCACTTGGGCGATGCTGGAGCCAATGCGTATATGGTGGAAAAGTTTAGCCAAGAAGAGGGAAGAGGTTGGCTCGGCTATGCAAAGCATTTTATTGAGGCTATCAAAAATGAAGAGAAGTTTAACGTGCGGATTTTTGCCGAAGGAGAATGGCATGAGCATGAGGCGTATTCCATTATTCTGGCAAATGCGCGGATGTACGGAACAGGGGTGATAGTGAATTCAAAGGGAAATCCACACGATGGTTATTTTGAGATAATAGTGATTCAAAAGTCCGATTTGTCTGGATTGGTAAACCTTGGGATATCTAGCATAACCAAAGAGTCGGTAGATGCACTGGAGAGCTATCATACTTCTTATAAGGTAAAAGAAGCAGAGATTCAATTTGAACATCCTCGGCTTTTTCAGCTGGATGGAGAGGTGATGGGGGAGTTGTCCAGTATAAAAGCTCAAGTTCTGAATATTCCTCTTAATTATATAACTACAGCAAACAATTCATTTATTGGAGACCTCGCTTAG
- a CDS encoding metal ABC transporter ATP-binding protein, with protein MEELKREDRALELHNLTVTYDSKPAVWNIDYKLPKGKLIGIIGSNGSGKTTMLKSIMGLVKPSSGFVKVFNKPLVATREKVAYVPQRKSVDWEFPASVFDTVLMGRLNKKKLFSRTSAKDKEIALECIAKVQLEKFKNRQISQLSGGQQQRVFIARALAQEAELYLLDEPFAGVDAATENSIMDLLKEMRDEGKTIIVVHHDLQTAPEYFDWLVMVNTRLVAVGPAEEVFNEENLNDTYGGRLNILAKVADLMKQFKHPVREK; from the coding sequence ATGGAAGAATTAAAAAGAGAAGACCGAGCGCTTGAGCTTCACAACCTAACGGTTACGTACGATAGCAAACCTGCTGTCTGGAATATCGATTATAAGTTGCCGAAAGGAAAACTGATTGGGATTATTGGGTCGAATGGCTCTGGGAAAACAACCATGCTGAAGTCTATAATGGGTTTGGTGAAACCGAGTAGTGGGTTTGTGAAGGTTTTTAATAAACCTTTGGTGGCCACGCGCGAAAAGGTGGCTTACGTCCCTCAGCGCAAGTCGGTGGACTGGGAATTTCCCGCAAGTGTGTTCGATACTGTGCTGATGGGCAGGCTCAATAAGAAGAAACTGTTTTCTAGGACTTCTGCCAAGGACAAAGAAATTGCCTTGGAGTGCATAGCCAAGGTGCAGTTGGAGAAGTTTAAAAATAGGCAAATCTCGCAGCTTTCGGGTGGTCAGCAACAGCGGGTGTTTATTGCAAGGGCCTTGGCACAAGAAGCGGAGTTATACCTACTGGACGAACCTTTTGCCGGAGTAGATGCGGCAACGGAAAATTCCATAATGGATTTGCTAAAGGAAATGCGGGACGAGGGAAAAACGATCATCGTTGTTCACCACGACCTTCAGACTGCTCCCGAGTATTTCGATTGGTTGGTGATGGTAAATACAAGGCTTGTGGCGGTGGGACCGGCCGAGGAAGTATTCAATGAAGAAAACCTGAACGATACCTACGGTGGGAGATTGAACATACTCGCTAAAGTTGCTGACCTCATGAAGCAGTTCAAGCACCCTGTAAGGGAGAAGTAA
- a CDS encoding metal ABC transporter permease, producing MDGFWIILTGSLVAGSCGLLGCYLLLRKMTMVGDAISHAVLPGIVLAYLISQSRASLAMLIGAAFFGVLVTVLIEVLNKNGKLQEDAAIGVSFTWLFAIGVILITMFAGKVDLDQDCVLYGEIAYVPLDTWMLASGKSLGPITVWVLGANFLVILAFIIIGYKGLLLTSFDSLHAAALGISTAFWHYSLMGAVSLTTVLSFESVGAIMVVAFLVGPPAIAFLLTDNLKVMLGISVAVGIASATTGYFLAVWIDGSISGAMATVIGVFFLLTMFFSPKKGILKQQLRRGKVEQHVEG from the coding sequence ATGGACGGATTTTGGATTATATTGACTGGCTCTTTGGTGGCAGGAAGCTGTGGCTTGCTGGGTTGTTATTTGTTACTTAGGAAAATGACGATGGTGGGCGATGCCATTAGCCATGCAGTACTTCCTGGAATTGTGCTTGCTTATCTTATTTCTCAGTCCAGGGCTTCGCTGGCAATGTTGATAGGCGCTGCCTTTTTTGGGGTATTGGTTACTGTATTGATAGAAGTATTGAACAAAAACGGTAAGCTCCAAGAAGACGCCGCCATCGGTGTTTCCTTTACCTGGCTCTTCGCCATCGGCGTGATTTTGATCACCATGTTCGCAGGCAAGGTAGATCTGGACCAAGACTGCGTGCTATACGGGGAAATTGCCTACGTGCCCCTCGACACGTGGATGTTGGCTAGCGGGAAATCCTTGGGACCCATAACAGTTTGGGTACTGGGGGCTAATTTTCTGGTGATCTTAGCTTTTATCATCATTGGCTACAAAGGGCTGTTGCTTACTAGTTTCGACTCCCTCCATGCTGCGGCCTTGGGTATTTCCACCGCTTTTTGGCATTACTCCCTCATGGGAGCAGTTTCGCTCACCACGGTTCTTTCCTTCGAGTCGGTCGGGGCAATTATGGTTGTTGCCTTTTTGGTAGGGCCTCCCGCCATCGCATTTCTTCTCACCGACAATTTAAAAGTGATGCTAGGGATTTCCGTGGCAGTAGGCATTGCCTCGGCTACAACGGGTTATTTCCTTGCGGTTTGGATAGATGGGTCTATCTCAGGAGCAATGGCTACAGTAATTGGCGTGTTTTTCCTTTTGACCATGTTTTTTAGTCCAAAAAAAGGGATATTGAAGCAGCAGTTACGAAGGGGAAAAGTGGAGCAGCATGTGGAGGGGTAA
- a CDS encoding sugar phosphate isomerase/epimerase translates to MKMELEERRSFLKKSALGIAGATMLPSFYTGAFAANGATRKYSLCLDTGSVGVSGSMEEILDYAIKYGFESIGASAQQLAEMSEKQLKALLKKMKKNNISWGTSGLTFNFRNDLEAHKAGMKDFTKYTAALEKAGVTRMSTWILPAHDSLTYTQNLKLHADRVREIATVLGDHGIRFGLEYVGPKTFWTSKRYPFVHSMAETGDLIAAIGKDNVGYVLDSYHWFCAEESVEDILKLSNKDVVSCDLNDAPDVPLYEQKDLVRALPMSTGKIDVKAYLDALIKIGFDGPVRCEPFDKKLNAMENEPALETTFKSMKKAFDLVDK, encoded by the coding sequence ATGAAGATGGAATTAGAAGAAAGAAGAAGTTTTTTGAAGAAATCGGCTTTAGGAATTGCTGGAGCTACTATGCTCCCCTCGTTCTATACGGGGGCTTTTGCAGCTAACGGTGCGACAAGAAAATATAGCCTATGTCTCGATACTGGCTCTGTTGGGGTGAGCGGAAGCATGGAGGAAATTTTAGATTATGCCATTAAATACGGGTTTGAGTCGATAGGGGCGAGTGCTCAGCAACTTGCCGAAATGAGCGAGAAGCAGCTGAAAGCCTTGCTTAAAAAGATGAAGAAAAACAACATCTCTTGGGGTACATCTGGCTTGACGTTTAACTTTAGAAATGACTTAGAAGCTCACAAAGCTGGCATGAAAGATTTTACTAAATATACAGCAGCACTCGAAAAAGCGGGGGTAACCCGTATGAGTACGTGGATTTTGCCCGCCCACGACAGCCTGACCTATACCCAAAATCTAAAGCTTCATGCCGATAGGGTTAGGGAAATAGCAACAGTACTAGGCGACCATGGAATCAGGTTTGGGCTGGAGTACGTGGGACCAAAAACATTTTGGACTTCAAAAAGATACCCATTTGTTCATTCGATGGCGGAAACAGGTGATTTGATAGCGGCCATAGGGAAAGATAATGTGGGGTATGTATTGGATAGCTACCATTGGTTTTGTGCCGAGGAAAGCGTGGAAGATATTTTGAAATTATCGAACAAAGACGTGGTTTCTTGCGACCTAAACGATGCGCCTGATGTACCGCTTTACGAGCAGAAAGACTTAGTGAGGGCATTGCCTATGTCTACAGGTAAAATTGATGTAAAAGCCTACCTCGATGCATTGATCAAAATCGGTTTTGATGGTCCGGTACGGTGCGAGCCATTTGACAAGAAATTAAATGCGATGGAAAATGAACCCGCACTTGAAACTACTTTCAAATCGATGAAAAAAGCATTTGATTTGGTTGATAAATAA
- a CDS encoding zinc ABC transporter substrate-binding protein, producing the protein MNRLFKLLFWTSLSFAIISCESKPQENREGKLYIVTTTGMIEDALKNIAGDLAEVEGLMGPGVDPHLYKPTPGDLKKLREADVVFYSGLHLEGKMNDVFEKFGRTKPVFPVSDGVDEERLLGIESGVHDPHIWFDVSIWKDAVAYAAVKLAEVDKGNAATYRANAEKYVRQLVELDTWVGGQIATVPEESRVLITAHDAFSYFGKAYNIEVRGLQGISTLSEFGLKDMGDLVSFISENKIKAVFVESSVPAKSLEAVVSGCQERGHDVKIGGTLYSDAMGAAGTPEGTYIGMVKANVNTIVGSLK; encoded by the coding sequence ATGAACAGACTTTTTAAACTTCTTTTTTGGACATCTCTATCATTTGCCATTATTTCTTGCGAAAGCAAACCACAAGAAAACAGAGAAGGGAAGCTATATATAGTAACCACTACAGGTATGATAGAAGATGCCTTGAAAAATATAGCTGGCGATTTGGCGGAAGTGGAAGGGCTGATGGGACCAGGGGTAGACCCACACCTTTATAAGCCAACTCCTGGAGATCTCAAAAAACTGAGAGAAGCAGATGTGGTTTTTTATAGCGGCCTGCACCTAGAAGGGAAAATGAACGATGTGTTTGAGAAATTTGGCAGGACGAAGCCAGTCTTTCCCGTTTCGGACGGAGTAGATGAAGAGCGCTTGCTAGGGATTGAAAGTGGTGTGCACGATCCGCATATCTGGTTTGATGTGTCTATTTGGAAAGATGCTGTTGCCTATGCTGCCGTAAAACTGGCTGAGGTGGACAAGGGAAACGCTGCAACTTATAGAGCAAATGCGGAAAAATATGTGAGACAATTGGTAGAGTTGGATACTTGGGTTGGGGGGCAGATTGCCACCGTTCCTGAAGAAAGCAGGGTGCTAATTACCGCACATGATGCTTTTTCGTATTTTGGGAAAGCTTATAATATTGAGGTGAGAGGCTTGCAAGGCATTTCCACTTTGTCGGAGTTTGGCTTGAAAGACATGGGTGATTTGGTGAGTTTTATTTCTGAAAATAAGATAAAAGCGGTTTTTGTAGAATCTTCTGTACCAGCAAAGTCTTTGGAAGCGGTAGTGTCTGGCTGCCAAGAGAGAGGGCATGATGTGAAAATAGGAGGGACGCTTTATTCGGATGCGATGGGCGCTGCAGGAACTCCAGAAGGCACCTACATCGGGATGGTGAAAGCAAATGTGAATACCATTGTTGGATCATTAAAATAG
- a CDS encoding IS5 family transposase — METGYTRLTSRQWQYIKEYLPVERKRKYDLRDVVDSILYCMRSGQQWRSLSGEGRPPWNVVYYYFRKWQGDNTLFRLNAALNQLERKRKGKKATPSMLSIDSQSVKCAPFIGQDTGLDGNKKVNGRKRHVITDTLGLVWGVVATGANEHDGTIGQRVVEPLLGYLHRMEKILADQAYKKKFTGWVEDNIRGVEVEISSCPPTPRGFVPIKWRWVTERTFGTFNFFRRLSKDYEKTTKSQEAWVLWQNCQIILNRIKKMPI, encoded by the coding sequence ATGGAAACAGGATATACCCGCTTGACCTCCCGGCAATGGCAATATATAAAAGAATATCTTCCCGTGGAAAGGAAACGCAAATATGACCTCAGGGACGTGGTGGACTCGATCTTGTACTGCATGCGCAGCGGACAGCAGTGGCGCAGCCTCTCGGGCGAGGGACGCCCTCCTTGGAATGTGGTATACTATTATTTCCGCAAGTGGCAGGGGGACAACACGCTTTTTCGGCTGAACGCGGCACTCAACCAACTAGAGCGCAAGAGGAAGGGCAAGAAGGCGACCCCGAGCATGCTTTCCATTGATAGCCAGTCGGTAAAGTGCGCGCCTTTTATCGGGCAGGACACGGGGCTGGACGGCAACAAGAAGGTGAACGGGAGAAAAAGGCACGTCATCACCGATACGCTCGGGCTGGTATGGGGAGTGGTCGCCACTGGCGCCAACGAGCATGACGGCACGATAGGGCAACGGGTGGTGGAGCCCCTCTTGGGCTACCTGCACAGGATGGAAAAGATCCTGGCAGACCAGGCCTATAAAAAGAAGTTCACCGGATGGGTAGAGGACAACATAAGGGGCGTAGAGGTCGAGATATCCTCTTGTCCCCCAACCCCCAGGGGCTTTGTGCCCATCAAGTGGAGATGGGTCACCGAGAGGACATTCGGCACGTTCAATTTCTTCCGGAGGCTGTCCAAAGACTATGAAAAAACTACCAAAAGCCAAGAAGCTTGGGTTTTATGGCAAAACTGCCAAATAATACTTAATAGGATCAAAAAAATGCCTATTTAA
- a CDS encoding iron chelate uptake ABC transporter family permease subunit, which yields MEDFTNFFLLKDPNVRWVLLAVVLMSASSAVTGCFTFLRKRALVGDAISHAILPGICLAFIITQTKNPFFLLIGAFISGWIGLMTIDFITNNTRLKTDAALGLVLSVFYGFGVLLLTSIQNSGNATQAGLDKFLFGKAASMMQEDVIVFASFSLVLLVVVVVFFNSFRLVIFDREYAITRGMPVKLLEMLLSVLTVFAISIGIQTVGVVLMAALLITPAAAARYWTEKLMTMVALSAVFAVVSGIIGTYVSYSVPKMPTGPWIVTVLSLLTIFSVLVGRKRGVLAAWVKKRKNKRKMMRENILKALYHIDEIKGDFNQWRTLAEIRNKRWIEEEDMKRAVRQLKRRHLLETKTGGWARFTPEGIEEGRRIVRVHRLWEMYLSRYMQLPADHVHEDAEAIEHIITPEIEAELLSKLDYPLMDPHDKPIPYNSTN from the coding sequence ATGGAAGACTTTACAAATTTTTTCTTGTTAAAAGACCCGAACGTGCGCTGGGTACTACTGGCGGTCGTGCTTATGAGCGCTAGCTCTGCGGTGACGGGTTGCTTTACTTTTTTGCGGAAACGCGCCTTGGTTGGCGATGCTATTTCCCACGCTATTTTACCTGGCATTTGCCTGGCTTTCATCATCACCCAGACTAAAAACCCTTTTTTCTTACTCATAGGAGCATTTATTAGTGGTTGGATTGGGCTAATGACGATTGATTTTATAACCAACAACACACGTCTAAAAACAGATGCAGCCCTAGGTTTGGTGCTTTCAGTTTTTTATGGGTTCGGGGTGCTGTTGCTTACTTCTATCCAAAACAGCGGCAATGCTACCCAAGCGGGGCTCGATAAGTTTTTGTTTGGAAAAGCGGCATCCATGATGCAAGAAGATGTGATTGTTTTTGCTTCTTTCAGTTTGGTCTTGCTGGTAGTTGTAGTTGTGTTTTTTAATAGTTTTCGGCTTGTTATTTTCGATAGAGAATACGCCATTACCCGAGGAATGCCTGTCAAGTTATTGGAAATGCTGTTATCGGTGCTCACCGTTTTTGCCATTTCTATTGGAATTCAAACTGTTGGGGTTGTGCTAATGGCAGCATTGCTGATTACCCCGGCAGCCGCAGCTCGCTACTGGACGGAAAAGCTAATGACCATGGTTGCACTCAGTGCTGTTTTTGCCGTAGTTTCGGGTATTATCGGTACATATGTTTCCTATTCTGTCCCCAAAATGCCTACAGGGCCGTGGATTGTGACCGTGCTTTCACTGCTCACCATTTTCTCGGTGTTGGTAGGAAGGAAAAGAGGTGTGTTGGCTGCTTGGGTGAAAAAACGGAAGAACAAACGCAAAATGATGCGGGAGAATATCTTGAAAGCCCTTTATCATATAGATGAAATAAAAGGGGACTTTAACCAATGGCGTACCTTAGCAGAGATTCGTAACAAGCGATGGATAGAAGAAGAGGATATGAAAAGGGCGGTGAGGCAATTGAAAAGAAGGCATTTGCTTGAGACAAAAACTGGAGGTTGGGCAAGGTTCACGCCCGAGGGGATAGAAGAAGGCAGGCGAATAGTGAGGGTTCACCGCTTGTGGGAAATGTATCTTTCTCGTTATATGCAACTTCCTGCCGATCATGTTCACGAAGATGCAGAGGCAATCGAGCACATTATCACTCCAGAAATTGAAGCAGAACTATTGAGCAAGTTGGATTACCCGCTCATGGATCCGCACGACAAACCTATTCCTTATAACTCTACGAATTAA